The Triticum aestivum cultivar Chinese Spring chromosome 4B, IWGSC CS RefSeq v2.1, whole genome shotgun sequence sequence aatttttttcctttcaaaaagaagataagaacaaaaggctcaccacggtggtgccggcgacgagatcggcgcggacgATTGACGGcgttgaagacggggacgggacgtgacggaccgctaaacctagacaaatattgaggaaaatggagtttcgAGATCgagtttggagaggagaaagcttaagtagtgtggctcgggcattccatcgaacaccttatgtgcacaggaggtgagctagagcaccacaaagccctccccttgccggccagaaaaaacagagcagtatggagtgctctgctcgccggcgagggggtatatataggcaactcattggtcccgattcgtggctggaaccgggactaaaggacaccctttggtcccggttcatgccaccaccCGGGACCAATGatgatgggccaggagcgaggcacattggtctcggttcgtcacaccaaccgggaccaaaggggccagacgaaccgggaccaatgccctcacGAGGCCCgcccgcccccctgggctcacgaaccgggaccaatgcccccatgggtcccggttcgtgactgaaccaggactaatgggcttatctggcctgAACCAAaggccttgttttctactagtgagtgttATTtctaacccaccagggttcaaattctATACTTGGCACTAGCGCTGACTTTCTGTGATGTTTGCTCAGTGAGATCTACAATTAGAGATAAAAAATAACAAATTCAATTGTGAGTAGTGTCAGCTTTGGGCGAATAGTGTTTGACAACATTCACATCCGATTTTTTTACAAGTAGATTGAATTAGTAGCTGAAACTTCTTAAGTTTGTACATCAAACATTGATGTGTGTCtacaatttttttcagaatttttaaacaTGTTTAATATTTCTAGAAAAATTAATCTCATTGATTCTCGGGCCATCAAAAAAATAAATCTCATTGATTCTCACATAAAAGCAGATCCTACACTAGCTGCCCCCGGATCAGACGGCCACGAGCGCGCCTCCCATCGACGAAAAGAGACTAAAagctggacccacctgtcagtcaGATCCCGCTTCATCGGCGGCAGACCCCACGCGTCCCTGGTCCCACCAGCCGCTTTTCTTCCCCCACTCCAACCCGGCTCCCTGGAACCCGAAGCAAacccccgcaccgcaccgcacccaTCCATTCCCCGGTTCCGTTCCGACCCCCTCGGCTGGAAGGCGCGAGAGCTTCCGGAAGCACCCACCGAATCGGCGGCGCGCGATCGGGGAGTGTCGCCGCTGCTGGGGTCGCGCTCGCCGGcgccggagatggagatggacgCGACGGAGAGGCTGCGGTGGCGCTTCTCGGACGGCGGCCTCACCGATCTGCTCGACGCCCGCAGCCTCCACGGTTCCCCCGTAAGCGCCCTCGGAATGGCCGACCCCTTCTGTCCTTTCCGCGTTCCAGGCGTGGTGCATCTGTGCGTTCTTAGCTTTGGGGCGAAGTTTCTGGCCCGAATTGCCCGATTCGGCGGGAGGGGTTCGCGTGGGCGGTGGGCCAATCGCTGGTTGGCTCGTGACCCGCGGGGGTTGGGGGCTCGTGTTGCATTTCTCGGGCGGGGTTTCTCGATCGAGCTGACATTTGGAAGGGTTTATGAACGTCCGGTGAATGTTGGTTAATGCTGCCAATAGCTCGACTGCGTGGAGTCTGAGAGTGACGCAGTTCCTTGTTGATGTATGTATCGGTTGCGTAACCTCGCAGATATCAGAAGTAATGTTGGTTCACAGCTCGTGAGGTGATTTTTTTGGTTCCGTGGGTAGATGCTTCTCGAGAAATTGGAATTGACTCCAGTATCGCCTGTTTTATACTACTGTTATGTGCAGGTGAGTTATTTAGAATGCAGGCGAACGAATTAACAACCCTCCTAATGCATTTTTATGGCGGGGGTGCTTTTTAGGTTGTAGGAGAACGGTATGGGCTGTAGCCAATGGGTTGTTCCATTACTTGGGCTATGCTATTGGATACTAATGTCTACTGTATTAGAAGTGGGACTGTGATATGAGTTTGGGAAgtcatgatctttgtgctatgctcttGAGCCAACTTCTTATCACTTTGACCTTGTGTTCGTATATGGTCTCCTTAAATGGGAACTAACTAATAATACTATTATTATTTTTGCGGGAAGAATGGAAACTAAGCGTGAGGTGAATTTATGGGAACTAGGATTTTTGTTCAAAACCTTGTGTTGGATTCTTGGACATTGTCATAGAGTAAACACTGATAAACTAGGCACAATTAACAAAATTTTCTTTTCCAGGACATTGGAAAGAGAATGCAGTTCCATTCTTCTCTAGTACAAAGGCTTGCTTTAGAAAAGGAGATTGAGGTATTTGACTTCTTTTGTTGTTTATCTTATCATATATGCTAGCTTCCTCACAAGAACAGGGAGGTTTGTTTGTTTCCTGCGTTGGAATTTTTATTTGCTTAGAAGGAAGCTGAAATAGCGAAGTTCCTTGCTGTATCCTCGATTTTTACTGGATTGCCTTTTGGTTTCCTGTGATATCTAACAGGGTCACGTAGGTTGCGTGAATGCTATTGCATGGAACTCAAGTGGCTCACTTCTGATATCAGGATCAGATGACACTAGAGTAAGTTTCTGGATGCCAATTTCTCATCCATTATTCTCATGCTATCTGTAGCTGGTAGAGTTGCATGAACTCTTTACTTGTCTTGCAACACAGTAATTTTTTTCCTGTACTTCTTTGTTGACTGAGATTTAACTTTTTGTTACAACCTTAAGTGAAAGCAATCTGAATGATATAACACCATTTTCTTGCAAAATAGATGTTGCTCAGAGTTAGAGATGACACAATCTTGAAGTTGAACATTTTCTATGTATATGATTTTGTTTCCAATGGTGTATATCCTTGGACTGGAAAAGGCCGGAGAGTTTGATGGTTGATTCAGTGTACTTCTGTATCAATACTTGTTCTGCAGGTCAACATCTGGAATTATGCTAATCAAGAGCTGTTGCATGAAATTGATACTGGACATTCAGCAAATGTATTTTGCACAAAATTTGTACCGGAAACATGTGATGAAGTAGTAGTTTCAGGAGCAGGAGATGCCGAGGTACAACCTTTTTATGTTTTCACTTTTATCTTTCCCTGTTATTCTGAGGCATCCTTTTCAGGAGAAGTTTATTGATTCTTTTCCAGGTTCGTGTTTTCAATTTGTCTCGTTTAAGTGGCATAAGGCCTAGGGAGGTTTCCATGGAGCCAGCTGCAGTTTACCAATGTCACTCAAGGAGGGTCAAGAAACTAGCTGTAAGATCCTAGTCTTATGCTGAACGCCATATGATTGGAATGTGGAACCGTATAGCATGAAGAAAATTTGTCTTTGAATTGCATCTAAGTTTGACAAAGCTTTGAGGTTGTTCCTAAATGTACGCCCTTCTAGATTTTACACTAGTGTCAAaaccgctcttatattatgggacggagggagtagtatctatTCGAGAAGAAAGAACGATGCCTTATTTTCACATCTTTGCACCACTTGAGATGTGTTCTACTTACTGATGCATTAAGATTTCACACTGCCTGGTTCAACATTCATAATTATGTTTATCTGCAATATGTAGGTCGAAGGTGGCAACCCTAATGTAGTGTGGAGTGCAAGTGAGGATGGTACTGTAAGACAGCATGATTTTAGGGAATGCAGTTCCTGTCCTCGTGCAGGATTGGTTAATCAGGAATGCCGTAACGTGCTTGTGAGTATTCTATCTGTTGGGTTCCGCTTCTATTGTGGTTCTCGTTGAGCATCTGATTCCACCTGAATTTAGCTTTTGTCCTTGAGAGCCAAATACAAGTGGCCAGTTTTACTATGGTAGCACATCTTGTGTTACTTTTAAATGTTTCTCTGTTTGAATTTTGAGGTGGTTCTCTTTTTTGTTCCACGAACCCTTGAACAAGAACAGACATAACTAAATGAGCCTATGTTGTTTTATGCTTGTGCATTGCTTTGCTATTTACCAGATGAATGGACCTGTAATGCTTCACTATGGTAATATAATTAGTTTAACTTTGCAACCAGCATGTTGTTGCTTTCAGTCACTTCCTCTCAGGATTGGTATGATCTCTGATGTTATTATGAGTCCTTTTGGAAATGCCATGATAAATATATCCATAGGATAAATGCTGGTTGTAAAGTTAGCTTAGCTGGGTGTGGATTTGGTTTTGATTCCAGTTTCTACATTACATGTGTTTTTGACAGCTAGATCTACGATCTGGAGGAAAGAAGTCTTTAGCTGATCCCCCCAGACAACCGCTGTCGTTTAAGTCTTGTGATATTAGCTCAGTTCGTCCCCATCAGCTCCTTGTTGGTGGGAGGTAATTTGTTGTCATAAATTAGTCAGTGCATGACGGGCCTTGCCCTTCAACTTAAAAAACATCACCTCACAACTTGATGTTTATGCAGTGATGCGTTTGCCCGGCTGTACGATAGGAGAATGCTTCCACCATTGAGCTCATGTCAAACAAGAAGGAAGCCACCGCCTTGTATAAAAATGTTCTGTCCATTGCACCTTGCTGAGAATGTGAGTTTTTCTCcttgttgtggtgttccagatTGTGCATGGTAAAGGTGGCAGTAGTTACTGCTTGCTGGTATCATATGGACTGCTCTTATATTTTAGAGCTATGGGGTTGCTTTAACTTGATTATTTGAGAAAATACTTTTCTGAGGAGTTCAGTTTTCTCCCAGAAATCATGCTACAGTATTTGGCGTAGAATTGGCAACTTTGTTTAGTTTGAGTTCAGAATTCTGTTACCTGTTGCTTTCAAAGTGACTTTTCTGTTACATTCGTTGACATTTGGCCTCTGCATTGTAATCAGAGGAAGTCAAATTTGCACCTTACCCATGTTGCGTTCAGCCCGAATGGGAATGAGGTTCTTTTGAGTTACAGTGGTGAACATGTATATCTATTTGATGTCGACCCAGGTATGGTTGTTCAGCTCCCTTTGTGTATGTATCCTCATTTTTGTTATCACACTTCTGCTTGTTTTCTGCCCACTGCCAGTGTTGATATCTTTAATACTTTACTGGTCAATTTATCTCTATATTTTCAGACAATACGAGTTCAGTGAGATACACAGCAGATGACGTACGCGATCAGTTATGTTTACTGCCTTTTCACAAGGAACCAAGAAAACAAAAGTCAAAACGAGACAAGTTTCCAGCTAAGAGAAATTTGTGTAGGGTGAGCAATCTTCTCTCTCTGCACTTGCTTGGGTGCGCTTGCGCTTCTCGCTTTCATAAACATGGCCTCTTCGTATCACACTATCACATACTACAAAGCATGGACACGACAAAAGTTGCCGAATCCCCGTGCTGACACGGCGGGACACGGGGACACGCTCGGACATGCGGGGATACGCGTATCCCGCCGTATTTCCTGAATTAAGaattaaaagaaagaaagaaaagggaggGACACGGCTGGGATACGGAAGGGACACGAGGCAAAGCTGGATCTGGAGCACCCTCGCCGCCGTGCTGATGCTGCGCCCACGCCACTGCGGTGCTGTTGCTGctgtgcccgcgccgccgccgttgctGCTGCTGCATCCCCCGCTGCAGCGCTGGCCGCCGCCGCTGTTGCGGCAAGAGGAGCACGCTGGGAGGAGGGCGGTGGCGAGAGCTGCTGGCCTGCTGCAGGGTAGATGAGAGATCCATCGCTGGGAGGAGAGTGGCGGCTTGGTCAAAGCGTTAGAGCAGAGAGAGATAGGGTTTGAGTTTTGATGGTGCAGATTAATCTGTAGCATTCAGTTGCTCTTGGAATGGcactagctgggccggcccaactacTAATGGATCATCTTCTTTGTGGCCCAGTTACTGCTGAATGGGGCAATCTCTTTCTCGTTATTTTTTCGTCTTTAACTCTATATTACATggcatatttttatttatttttatatataCTTGCCGTGTCCCTGATGGGCTGTTTCTGGAAAATGCCGTATCCCGTGCCCCCGTATGCGTGTCGCCGTGTCCGTGTCCCCGTATCCGTGCTTTTTAGATCACATATGTTGCCTGGTCTGCGAGACATGTTGAACTTCTCTGCCTTTCATGGCACCTGTTTCAGGTAGATATGTTGAAGAAACTTATGCAAGTCGTGATAAAATCTCTGGAGACTGGCACAAACCTAATGCATGGCATTGAAGCATGCTGTGAAATACTCGAGGCCATGGAATCTGATATTGATGATAGCACGAGGCATGATTGTTTGTGTACCCGCGCAGGATTGTACCTAAAGGTTTGCTATCATTTGTTTATCGGTTATCAAATCTCTGTTCCATAAAAAATATTGAACTTATGATTTACAGCGGAGGTGGAAAAATGATGTTTACATGGCTATTCGGGATTGCAATGAAGCAAGGAGTATTGACTTCGCATCATTCCAGGCACACTTGTTCATGGCTGATGCACTGCTACAGGTAAAAATGTGTAATTGTGTCTAAGGTTATATATGCTTATACAGCAAATAATGCTGTACCATCATACAAAATCGGTCTAAACCTGGTACTTTGAGTTGCTTTGTGCATGGTATCTCGAGTTGTTTTGCCTTTGTTAGGAAATTCTAAATTTGTGCTACCTATTCTTTGTCAGATGAAAATGAGCATATTCTAAAGCAATTCTAATTAGGTGGATGCTTAGATCATACCGACTCGATCACCCCTTTGTTTAATCGTGTCTGCTATGATCGGCTCCTTGTAGTTCTATAATTGATGTGTAGACTTATCCACAACCACATGCCTACCAATTGATGCGTCTTGTTATCTCACTAAAATTCTTTATCTCCTAAATCCTCCTCCTTTAGTCTGGAGTGATAAATGAAGAGATGGAAACCCGGTACATTCTCCATCTCTTACAAATATGTGCTTTGCCTTCTGTAGTTAGGAAGACTGAAGGAGGCATGTGAATATGCAGAAGCTGCACATAGTCTTGTTCTACCAAATTCGGTGTCTGCGGAACAGGTGGAAAATATAAAGAAGCGACTTGCTGCTGGTGAGTACATAGAAACAATTGTTTTGTCCCGCATAGCTACACCATGTGAATTTAATATTTGGAGATTGTTATGTAGTCACAGCTTCACATGCTAAAAGATGGCCTCTCCAGTGCACATAGCTCAGTAACCTGTTAATCTGAAAATGTTAGTGATCACAAGAAACATGTACATGCAAATGTACCAGTACTTCTCTATATATAATATTCCATATTCATTTTCCATGTAATTTCTGCTGCCACAGCTGTTCGTAGATCCATTGTATTTATTTTATAGCTTCTGGTATTGAACTCGAGGATATATTCGGATTGAGAATTCTATGATGCCAATGGATTCAAAATTTTATTGTTGCTTGTATCCACAATATGTGATATGTTTCTgttattttttttgaaagatcTGATGGATTTATGTTGTTCAAACAGCTGAActtgagaaaaataaaaaagatcaaCAAGGAAATACTAACACTGATGCACGGCATGGACGGTTACGGTCATTGAGTGATCTATTGTTCAGATCAGATGTTAGTGGGTCATCATCACAGGAGGGCCGAGAAGATTCAGATTACAATGATGAGATGGAGTTAGACTTTGATACATCAGTATCAGGTGACGAAAGCCATGATAGTGATCCAGGTGCTGTTCGAGGTAGCTTACGTTTAAAATTGAACCGAAGAGAGGATCAAACTAATGAACAGTCTGTTCGGAATGGATCAGCTGAGTCCACTTGTAATGGCGATTCTGCCTACGAGGTTCTTACTTTTTCATCCTACTCTTTTATCTGAATGTTAAAGTCCCTAGTACGGGATTCTCTTTTTCGGTGTCCTATATTTGTATGCTGACATTGCATGGCTTTAATACCATCCTGTTGTGCAATGTAGCCGGATGTTGCCATTGATATGAAACAAAGATATGTTGGGCACTGCAATGTGGGGACAGATATAAAGCAAGCTAGCTTTCTTGGTGAACAAGGTTAGGCTATTAAGCTGTTTCTTCTTGCATGCATGTTTAATTTTTATTTAAGTCGATAGTCCAGCTACCAGCCGTTTGCATGACGGATAACAGAAGACATCGACCTTTTATAGAAGGCGTACAGCTGTGCACCTTTCATGCACCTGTTGCTAGGTTTGGCGTGGGCTTTTCCTTACCTTTCTAAGTGAAAGATCCCTTCTTGGTCGGTTTCTTATCGTCGGTAATGCTTTCGGATTAAAATAAGAAGTGCAGAGCTCTTGCACATTCTCTAAAAACTATGTTATCAAATACCCTTGATGTTCAGAAAACAAGTCATGAACCAATTAGAGGTTAAATTATCCTAGATTGTGGTGTGGCATATAATTAGGTTCTACAGAATCACTTGATTTGATTTGAATTTATGCAAATTTACCAAATTATCACAAAAGTACACTCCAAAGAAAAGTTATCACTCGAGCAGGCATTATTTGGCATGCATATCTCAAATAACATGTTTAATGAGTTCCTGTTCTAGCCACTGCTATTACGAACCAGACCCACTTGTGAAGGCCACGTTAATTTCTGCGTGTTATACGACGATTGAGGCAGAGCTGATACGTTGGCCAGCTGGCCAGGTCTGCCTTATTGCTCTGATACTCCTCCGTGATTCTCACCCTGCTAACATCAACCAAGAGGTACAGACTGATGTAGAGTCCCAGCAGCGCTAAAATTACCATGTGTCAGTTAAAGGTAGGCTCGTTGGTCAAAGTTGGACGGGAACTCATTAGGGTGTATTTTTGCGACAGATATGTCAGAGTGGACCTGTAGTTTTATGGAACAAACCCGCATAAGAGTGTAGTTTTGTGGAAAGTAATTCTTAAAGCTTAATTTGATGATAGTTTACTCAAAGTATGTGTAGACAGTTAAATTTAATGTAATTCATATGTACTAAATGTGCCTAATGCTGTATTGCTCTTACGATAGGGGAATTTATTGCCAGCGGAAGTGATGATGGTAGATGGTTCATATGGGAGAAAAGAACAGGAAGGCTTGTTAAAATGCTTGCAGGGGATGGAGCTGGTAATTGCAATTTCATTTCTTACTGTGGCTATCCTTGAGTACTGCTTCTCATGTGCCCCTATATCTTGTTTAGTTGTGAACTGTATACAGTCTCATCCCTATGATTGTGCTGTTGCAACGAGTGGAATTGACAATACAATAAAGGTATTTGATCTGATCCTTTTCTTTTCTTGAAGTACTTGAATAATTTGCCCTCACTATTCACTTTGTCTTTGTTTATTGCTAGTTATGGACACCGGATGCAGAAGGTACTTCTATGGTTGATGGACCAGAAATTGATGTGTTAAGTGCCATAGAGAACAACCAGAAGAAGTTATGCCGCAACCGTGAAACTTTGTTGTAAGCTGTCAAAACTTCCTTAGGAGTTTAGCCATATGCTATTTTGGCTTGCAATGAAATTACCACATCTATCATGTGGTACCATGCTGTTTCTTTTGATCTGTGTGCCAAGTTATATATAGAAACTAGCTAGTAATGATTTTCCTATGTTACGTATCTATGTGCAGGCCTTTTGAGTTTTTGGAACGATTTGGGGCGCATGAATTTGCTGAAGGAAGCTTGCATCCTTTAGAGTGTGCGCAGACTTGATATACTATTGCTTGGGTTGCTGAGGTACTGCTGTTTGCTGGAGATTTTAGGGCATTCCCAACATTTTACTCGGGAATAATGTGAAACCTCACTTTTGCTCTCTGATTTCGGCCTTTTGATTTGTTCTTTCTTTCACTTTTCAGGAAAAGGGAGGACATTTAATCCAAGATACAAGCAGCCAGTGTCTAGGTAAACATGAGATTGCAAGGTTGTGTTGCAATCGTAGCCAGTGTTTTGCACACCTTGCTTAGATAATATTGCAGGGGCGCTGGTATTAAGTTGTTGCTTGAGATGTGAATAGACAGTAAAGGCTGTTTGTTGGTGCATTCACTTGTACAGATTGTAGAAAAGCGAAGTCTTGTAATAAGTAAATCATCTGTACATGCTTCCATAATAGAGCCGTCTGCTGTGACGTTTTTCTGGGGCGAAAGGTCGGCGACTTGGATGCTACGTCGTCGGGCAAGTCTACTGGTAAATGCAGGTGAGACCTCGGGTAGAGAAGCTGCAGTAGAGACATACTGTATGTTGCTTGGTGCCGACTTATGGTTTTGGGTCCCCATTTGGTCCAAATGAATGCTTACATGATCGTTTTTAGTTCAGTGTAAGTGCCGTGATGCAGTAGAGACATCACCATCGATAGTTCAGCCTACGTCGTAGGTTGACGGGCGAAGTGGGCAGGCAACACTATCGAACACGCAAAGGGCGAAGTGGACGTGtttctctttagatgcaagagcgTTTCGCTCACCCTTGCAAGGAAGTGACGGAACCCTAGCGACGCTAAGGCTGTCTCGGCTTGTTTTATAAACGTTTCTGTTGTCCGCGGCAAGGTTGCGGGCGTTTTGATAATGCCAGTTTCTCCGGGTGCGGGGGCCCTCTGGTATGTTTTTCCGCTCCGGTTTCATCTGTCGGCTGGCGTTGCGAGTATATGTTCCAGCTGGAAGTATGTAGAATGTCCGAACCTATCACTTGGTAGCCAACTGTACGtcactagtactagtagtattttttttttgaacaaatcactagtactagtagtagtacttttATCTAGAGCAGGgccaagcaaagcaaaacaaaccAAATCAGCGCCCTATCACTAGTGCCTGGAAGCCTGGAATCCAGAGGTGTTGCTTTGCTGACGTCTCAATCGCGCCATCCCCATCCAGCTCGTGTTCTCCGATCTCATCCAAGACAAAGAGACCCATCGTGAGAAATGAAAATACCCTCGTGGTAATCGCGTCGACTCTGTTGAATTTGCCCCTGTCCAGATCATGATGTCCTACGCTGTACCGCAGACGTACATCTTTCTTTCTACCAACAACTTTTATTATGTTTATTATACACGAAGAAGAAAAGCAAAGACCCAAATTGCTAATCCCACGTCCGCACGCACTAGCTAAGAAGGAGCCCTCGAGTCCACGTCTCAGCATGCTGCAGTCTTCACCAAGGCTCGTCGTGGTTTACAGTACATACACCGAGGGAAAAAGAAAGTCAAAGGCCATAGCTTCACGTATAGACCAGGCGCGCACGCAACGGATCACGCCAAAACGAGAAAAAAAAAATCCTTGTCTCGCCTCGCCGTGAAGCACTTGCCCGTCGGTCCGGTCAGGTCCGGCCTCTCCCTTCCCCTCTGGTGGCTGGCCGGTGGTATTCCTTCCTACGCACACCACACGCGCGCACGCCACAAAGTACAACTAGTAGTACCTGCCACTAGGTCGCAGTGGGGGCCACGCATCACCTGGTATCCGATTGGCTGTCGCCGCATGCATGCCTAGTCAAACAAAACACACCGACCCCCCGCCGTCGCCCATCGGCCCCCTGTTTTTCAGCTATTTTACAAAGGCTGCCATCGCTTGACTC is a genomic window containing:
- the LOC123093436 gene encoding protein ALTERED SEED GERMINATION 2; the protein is MEMDATERLRWRFSDGGLTDLLDARSLHGSPDIGKRMQFHSSLVQRLALEKEIEGHVGCVNAIAWNSSGSLLISGSDDTRVNIWNYANQELLHEIDTGHSANVFCTKFVPETCDEVVVSGAGDAEVRVFNLSRLSGIRPREVSMEPAAVYQCHSRRVKKLAVEGGNPNVVWSASEDGTVRQHDFRECSSCPRAGLVNQECRNVLLDLRSGGKKSLADPPRQPLSFKSCDISSVRPHQLLVGGSDAFARLYDRRMLPPLSSCQTRRKPPPCIKMFCPLHLAENRKSNLHLTHVAFSPNGNEVLLSYSGEHVYLFDVDPDNTSSVRYTADDVRDQLCLLPFHKEPRKQKSKRDKFPAKRNLCRVDMLKKLMQVVIKSLETGTNLMHGIEACCEILEAMESDIDDSTRHDCLCTRAGLYLKRRWKNDVYMAIRDCNEARSIDFASFQAHLFMADALLQLGRLKEACEYAEAAHSLVLPNSVSAEQVENIKKRLAAAELEKNKKDQQGNTNTDARHGRLRSLSDLLFRSDVSGSSSQEGREDSDYNDEMELDFDTSVSGDESHDSDPGAVRGSLRLKLNRREDQTNEQSVRNGSAESTCNGDSAYEPDVAIDMKQRYVGHCNVGTDIKQASFLGEQGEFIASGSDDGRWFIWEKRTGRLVKMLAGDGAVVNCIQSHPYDCAVATSGIDNTIKLWTPDAEGTSMVDGPEIDVLSAIENNQKKLCRNRETLLPFEFLERFGAHEFAEGSLHPLECAQT